The Acutalibacter muris genomic sequence GCTTTCTTCCCGTGGTGCACCTTTAAGTTGTCCAAAATCAGGAAAACCTTTTGGTTGGAGGTCCGAATCAACCGGTCCATAAATTGGATCAGGCGCTGCTGGTTCATGGAATCCTCGTACATCATAAAGCGAACGTCCCCCTGCCTGCTCAGGGCGGAAAGCATATTCAGCCTCTCTCTTTTCGTTTCCACCGACAGAACAGGAGGCTGTCCTTTGGGTGCAAACCCGCGCTCACAGTTCGAGCAGTTGTCGATTCCAGTCTCGTCTCCCCAGTAAATCACGGCATTTTCTGCCTTGGCCCGCTGGTCGATGGCCGGATATTCTTCCTCCCGCCACCTTTAGATACGGGAAGGATTCTGTTTCCGGGCACGCTTGACCGGACGCTGGCACGTCAAGCCCCAGCGCCGCATATAATCCGACACACTGCCGTCCGAGATCTTTTTCCGATACCTTTTCCAGACGTATGCACACACTTTCTTCAGCGTCCACAGACTCCCAGGAATGCCGAATTCCTCTGGGCGGCGGGTAACAATCGTTTCCCGTATTTCCGCCTGCTCCTCCGGTGTCAGAAGCAGATGCGTCCCCTTCTGGAATCCGTGTTTCTTCGGTTCCAGCGCTTTGTCTCCCTCTCGCTTATATGCCGTCCATATTTCGCTGGCGCGACACTGCCGTACTCCGGTTAATTCCTCTATTTCTTTCCCGGTTTTCCCCATCTTTTTGAGGCGTACGACCTGCCGGCGTATCTGCTTGAGCTCTCCACTTTTCAGTTTTCGTAAATCTATGTATTCCATACTCCCTATTTTACCACTTTC encodes the following:
- a CDS encoding winged helix-turn-helix domain-containing protein, yielding MEYIDLRKLKSGELKQIRRQVVRLKKMGKTGKEIEELTGVRQCRASEIWTAYKREGDKALEPKKHGFQKGTHLLLTPEEQAEIRETIVTRRPEEFGIPGSLWTLKKVCAYVWKRYRKKISDGSVSDYMRRWGLTCQRPVKRARKQNPSRI